In the genome of Bombus huntii isolate Logan2020A unplaced genomic scaffold, iyBomHunt1.1 ctg00000060.1, whole genome shotgun sequence, one region contains:
- the LOC126875915 gene encoding myosin-2 heavy chain-like: protein MANVEDERLSDEEDLTLEELRSKLAQMNLPISGARSVLVAKLNRACKPGRSTPKDSKRGEEPTNQRNLRSKQRAERSQEGEEDLEKLRTKELRARLVSLGLKVTGRKSELRARLQAALEGDDVSSEEESSDESEGEDDKQGAREYRRGTRAVYQDRDEYQQKVCVGSMLSLKDVEDSLEKFSGDDLLSVNQWVEDFEEMAEVWGWSDAHMVAYAKKLLAGSAQAFVRQERCAKFWAKLKKALRNEFENVVRDQQIHGELSHRKKKADESLQQYMYHMCGIAKQGRIDTQSLIDYIIQGIPDEVANKTVLYGARNIEQLKERFRRYEAIRRDMEMRTKFEEPKSSRVKPVAKLSETERNKEPGRSGDARKARCYNCGDAEHVCAECPSKSRGPKCFKCREYGHIASSCDNLGEPSKKVYSVFRSLQTRRGKDVKMENFELSALIDTGSELTLMRADQHVKIGAPRLSREIVGFRGVGSGRNFTLGKFSTNIIIDNESYCITIHVVPDTVMQHSLIIGADFLDTVEISIKGGESFISRIKDENPDECPEVLKIDVETQASEIDLSHVKDMQHRLKRDLKRTKALLRDAQTMLERSKGDSTGKAALRQLKNQLEDAECARAVAVKAKQALEQELNETQASLQEVLRQRSEAEDRVNVASRERTELLSQLEENKEELAEVLKKYRAAVQQVSEERRIVARHVVIGKVDYEMVSSSDSCGQQEDLANITRRKNLAKQQQQDVVDDICEFTEKDSVAGVRVVSSFRIDSKRVNARRTKRQGKSHVRNPSNNIDTKIRYTEDVDDEDDDGIVEDTMNVKTFEKEEIIVSVDGKLLTSSMYEPSLRKCHDAATTIKDPDKSEMGKQTTERKIEEERKRSSSIEDDQAAVFQEERDQLRADAKRRIEEIQIRNKRAYNRRRKKATAYRTGDLVAIERMQRGPGLKLHPKFLGPYRVIKVLRNDRCIVQREGEHEGPRTTSTAADHMKWWNADDSDVSASGDDEHI, encoded by the coding sequence atggcaaacgttgaagacgaacgattgtcggatgaagaggatttgacgctggaggagctgaggagtaagctcgcacagatgaatctgcctatatccggtgcgagatcagtgctggttgccaagttgaacagagcgtgcaaacctggtcgatctactcctaaggattcgaagcgtggcgaagaaccaacaaaccagcgaaatctaagaagcaagcagagagccgaacgcagtcaagagggagaggaagacctcgagaagctgaggacgaaagagctgagagcgcgtctcgttagcttggggttgaaggtaacgggaagaaaatccgaactacgcgcgcggctacaggcggccctagaaggagacgatgtatcgtcggaagaagagagctccgacgaaagtgaaggcgaggacgataaacaaggcgcgcgagaatacaggagaggcacgcgagcggtgtatcaggaccgcgatgagtatcagcagaaggtatgcgtcggttcgatgttgagtcttaaagacgtggaagactcattagagaaattcagcggggatgatctgctgagtGTAAATCAAtgggtggaagacttcgaggaaatggcagaagtgtggggttggtcagacgcccacatggtggcctatgctaagaaattactcgcaggctccgctcaggccttcgtacgacaagaGCGATGCGCGAAGTtctgggcaaagctaaaaaaggcgttgaggaatgagtttgaaaatgtagtaagagaccaacagatacatggcgagttatcccatagaaagaagaaagcagatgagagtctgcaacaatatatgtatcacatgtgcgggattgcaaaacaaggaaggattgatacgcaatccttgatagactacattattcaaggcattcccgacgaggtcgcgaacaagactgtgctatacggagccaggaatatcgagcaattaaaagagcgtttcaggcgctacgaagcgataagaagagatatggagatgaggacgaaatttgaggagccgaagagtagcagggtaaagccggtggcgaagctgtccgaaaccgagaggaacaaggaacccggtcgatctggagatgcgaggaaggcgcgatgctacaattgcgGTGATGCGGAGCACGTGTGTGCGGAGTGTCCGAGCAAGTCGAGAGGACCTaaatgcttcaaatgtagggagtacggacacatcgcatcaagttgcgacaatttgggtgagccctcaaaaaaagtttacagcgtgtttcggtcgttacaaacaaggcgtggtaaggatgttaagatggaaaatttcgaattgagcgcgttgatagacaccggtagtgagctgactctaatgcgagcagatcagcatgtgaaaatcggagcgcccagattaagtcgggaaatcgttggatttcgcggtgtcggttccggaaggaattttacgctcgggaaattttcgacgaacattattatagacaatgagtcgtactgtataaccatacacgtagttccagacacagtgatgcaacattcgcttattattggcgcagactttttggacactgttgaaataagtataaaagggggagaatcttttattagtagaataaaggacgaaaatcccgatgagtgtccggaagtcctcaagatagatgtagagacacaggcgagtgagatagatttgtcgcacgttaaggacatgcaacataggctaaaaagagatttgaagagaaccaaagcattgctaagagacgctcaaacgatgctggagagatcgaaaggtgactcgacgggtaaagcagctttacgacagctgaagaaccagttagaagatgcagaatgcgctagagcagttgcagttaaagcgaaacaggcactggagcaagaactgaatgagacgcaggcttcgttgcaggaagtactgcggcaacgttccgaagcagaagatcgtgttaatgtagctagtcgcgaacgaactgagttactgtcgcaattggaagaaaataaagaagagttagcagaagttttgaagaagtatcgggcagctgtgcagcaagtgtcggaggaacggagaatagtggcaagacacgtggtgattggtaaagtggactacgagatggtgtcctcgtcggattcttgcggccagcaggaggacttagcgaacatcacgaggaggaagaatctggctaaacaacagcaacaggatgttgttgatgatatttgcgaatttactgagaaggatagcgttgcgggtgtgagggttgtttcaagttttcggatagactcgaagagagtgaatgcaaggcgaacgaaaagacaagggaagtcgcacgtgcggaatccctccaataatatcgatacgaagattcgatatacagaggatgtggatgacgaggacgacgatgggattgtcgaggacacgatgaacgtgaagaccttcgaaaaagaagagatcatagtctcggtagatggtaagttgttaacgtcttccatgtacgaaccgagcctacgaaaatgtcacgatgctgccacgacgatcaaagaccctgacaagagtgaaatgggtaaacaaacaacggagaggaagatagaggaagagcgaaagaggagcagtagcatcgaaGACGAccaggccgcggtgttccaagaggaacgagatcagctgcgtgcggacgcaaagagacggattgaggagatccaaatccgaaacaagcgggcgtataacaggagacgcaagaaggcgacagcatacaggacgggagatctagtggcaatcgagaggatgcagaggggtcccgggctaaagctgcatccgaagtttcttggaccgtatcgggtgataaaagtcctgcgaaatgaccgatgcatagtgcagcgagagggggagcacgaagggccacgtacaacttccacggcagccgatcacatgaaatggtggaatgctgacgatagtgatgtaagtgcgagcggcgatgatgagcacatctga